In the Mya arenaria isolate MELC-2E11 chromosome 11, ASM2691426v1 genome, one interval contains:
- the LOC128207789 gene encoding zinc finger protein 16-like produces the protein MEELRSYIMMSAAYRKLQKAVDIPLDLSRGKLLAHTCDSLVNQEDLRTETFDSSSMSTFDRRYVPLSGPVLASEYSVSGSSEDVFSTSDDSFNIMRDEDMQSPIPSAPPVHPFSIAALLTGTTSPSTGSTSAPAVITSAQFPAPGNVYHVQQLTRLPHTYQVFSDGDVDPFWCHACNSLCEDARDARNHQHVHRIQGTSLGLRKSLFLQHGYVTRHSRMDNERFRCSLCEKVVAQCFFAKHQRLHDGHFCEVCHKEFSTSSRLRDHMNVHSGITPFTCSICSRKFSKRSSLTQHYRYHRDHHSFKCSYCSKYFNSKYACSVHERLHTGENPFRCTVPGCDKTYPQKIQLKLHLCSHRM, from the coding sequence ATGGAGGAATTGAGATCATACATTATGATGAGCGCCGCCTACCGGAAGCTTCAGAAGGCAGTCGACATTCCGCTGGACCTCTCTCGTGGCAAGCTTTTGGCCCACACCTGCGATTCGCTCGTCAACCAGGAGGATCTGCGAACCGAGACCTTTGATAGCTCATCCATGTCTACCTTCGACCGTCGGTATGTGCCTCTCTCCGGACCAGTTCTGGCGTCGGAGTATTCTGTGTCAGGGAGCAGCGAAGACGTATTTAGCACGAGTGATGACAGTTTTAACATCATGAGAGACGAAGACATGCAGTCCCCAATTCCATCAGCGCCACCCGTCCATCCGTTTTCCATTGCCGCTCTCCTTACTGGCACAACGAGCCCTTCGACTGGAAGCACTTCCGCCCCAGCAGTAATCACCAGCGCTCAGTTCCCGGCTCCAGGAAATGTCTACCACGTGCAACAGCTGACTAGATTACCACATACATACCAGGTATTCTCCGATGGGGACGTTGATCCGTTTTGGTGCCACGCCTGTAACTCCCTCTGTGAAGATGCTCGCGATGCCAGGAATCATCAGCATGTCCATCGTATCCAAGGCACTTCTTTGGGTCTCCGGAAGTCACTTTTCTTGCAACATGGTTATGTTACGCGTCATAGTCGAATGGACAATGAACGTTTTCGATGCAGTTTGTGTGAAAAAGTAGTAGCTCAGTGTTTCTTCGCGAAACACCAGAGACTGCACGACGGACACTTCTGTGAGGTTTGCCACAAGGAATTCAGTACCAGTAGCCGTCTCCGTGACCACATGAATGTTCACTCAGGAATCACTCCATTCACGTGCTCCATCTGTAGCCGGAAGTTCTCCAAGCGGTCTTCCCTCACCCAGCACTACCGCTACCACCGCGACCATCATAGCTTCAAGTGCAGCTACTGCTCCAAGTATTTCAACAGCAAATACGCATGTTCTGTGCACGAGCGCCTGCACACTGGGGAGAACCCTTTCCGTTGCACGGTTCCCGGATGTGATAAGACCTACCCGCAAAAGATTCAGCTGAAACTGCACTTGTGTTCTCACAGGATGTGA